The following are encoded together in the Bacillus sp. NP157 genome:
- a CDS encoding MarC family protein, which produces MSFDITFAIKVFTAMFAIMNPIANVPLFLSLTDGLTEANRRKVAWAVIFAVSIGCVVAAALGGAILAVFGVTVNDFRLAGGVMVFLIALDMLHGAPSSQHAPTVSEAEAMAEAEDVAVYPLSIPLLLGPGAIATLIVQGQTARNTNMALAFAVGLGAFLVVLAISLLGAPYVARYLSPKAVGIARRLMGMILAAIAVQMIVSGLRNAFPSLG; this is translated from the coding sequence ATGTCCTTCGACATCACCTTCGCCATCAAAGTGTTCACCGCGATGTTCGCGATCATGAATCCGATCGCGAACGTGCCGCTGTTCCTGTCGCTGACCGACGGCCTGACCGAAGCCAACCGGCGCAAGGTCGCCTGGGCGGTGATCTTCGCGGTGAGCATCGGCTGCGTCGTCGCGGCCGCGCTCGGCGGGGCGATCCTCGCCGTGTTCGGCGTGACGGTGAACGACTTCCGGCTCGCCGGCGGGGTGATGGTCTTCCTCATCGCGCTGGACATGCTGCACGGCGCGCCGAGCAGCCAGCACGCGCCGACCGTCTCCGAGGCGGAAGCCATGGCCGAGGCCGAAGACGTCGCGGTGTATCCGTTGTCGATTCCCCTGCTGTTGGGCCCGGGCGCCATCGCCACGCTCATCGTGCAGGGGCAGACCGCACGTAATACCAACATGGCCCTGGCCTTCGCGGTCGGCCTTGGCGCCTTCCTCGTCGTGCTCGCCATTTCGCTGCTCGGCGCACCCTACGTGGCGCGCTACCTGTCACCCAAGGCGGTCGGCATCGCCCGGCGCCTGATGGGCATGATCCTGGCCGCGATCGCGGTGCAGATGATCGTCAGTGGCCTGCGCAACGCCTTCCCCAGCCTCGGCTAA
- the pgaC gene encoding poly-beta-1,6 N-acetyl-D-glucosamine synthase, with product MMHSLLQYAFYYPWVMSLLWMSGGLVYYLRTERHMDDRESPAPLAEYPFVSLVVPCFNEGEQVRETILHLAAQRWPDFEIIAVNDGSSDDTGAILDALMREQPRLRVMHMESNHGKAMALRAAALAAQGEYLLCIDGDALLDDYATHWMVSRLMRNVRVGAVTGNPRIRNRSTLLGKLQVGEFSSIIGLIKRAQSVYGRIFTVSGVIAAFRKSALHDVGYWNTDMVTEDIDVSWRLQMRHWEVQYEPNALCWILMPETMRGLWKQRLRWAQGGSEVLLRYAGDLLRWRQRRMWPLAIEYILSVAWSYIMATIIVLWLLGKFTDVPPPFHVASLVPQWHGVVLGVTCLTQFMLSLLVDRRYEARIGRHYYWMIWYPLAYWMLNTATSVVGLPRAAFRRHGSRATWVSPDRGVQ from the coding sequence GTGATGCATTCGCTGCTCCAGTACGCTTTTTACTACCCCTGGGTGATGTCGCTGCTCTGGATGAGCGGCGGGCTGGTGTATTACCTGCGCACGGAACGGCACATGGACGATCGCGAATCGCCCGCGCCGCTCGCGGAGTACCCGTTCGTCAGCCTGGTGGTGCCCTGTTTCAACGAGGGTGAGCAGGTTCGCGAAACCATCCTGCACTTGGCCGCGCAGCGCTGGCCGGACTTCGAGATCATCGCCGTCAACGACGGCTCGTCCGACGACACTGGGGCGATCCTCGATGCATTGATGCGCGAGCAACCGCGGCTGCGCGTGATGCACATGGAATCCAACCATGGCAAGGCGATGGCGTTGCGTGCCGCGGCGCTCGCCGCGCAAGGCGAATACCTGCTGTGCATCGATGGCGATGCGCTGCTCGACGATTACGCCACGCACTGGATGGTCTCGCGGCTGATGCGCAACGTCCGCGTGGGCGCGGTCACCGGCAATCCGCGCATCCGCAATCGCTCCACGCTGCTGGGCAAGCTGCAGGTGGGTGAGTTCTCCTCGATCATCGGCCTGATCAAGCGCGCGCAAAGTGTCTACGGCCGCATCTTCACCGTGTCCGGCGTCATCGCCGCGTTCCGCAAGAGCGCGTTGCACGACGTCGGTTACTGGAACACCGACATGGTGACCGAAGACATCGACGTGAGCTGGCGTTTGCAGATGCGCCATTGGGAAGTGCAGTACGAGCCGAATGCGCTGTGCTGGATCCTTATGCCGGAGACCATGCGCGGCCTGTGGAAACAACGGCTGCGCTGGGCCCAGGGCGGGTCCGAGGTACTGCTGCGTTACGCAGGCGACCTGCTGCGCTGGCGCCAGCGCCGGATGTGGCCGCTTGCGATCGAATACATCCTCAGCGTGGCGTGGTCGTACATCATGGCCACGATCATCGTGCTGTGGCTGCTGGGCAAGTTCACCGACGTACCGCCACCGTTCCACGTCGCGTCGCTGGTTCCGCAATGGCATGGCGTCGTGCTCGGCGTCACCTGCCTTACCCAGTTCATGCTGAGCCTGCTGGTCGACCGCCGCTACGAGGCGCGGATCGGCCGCCATTACTACTGGATGATCTGGTACCCGCTGGCGTACTGGATGCTCAACACCGCGACCTCCGTCGTTGGCCTGCCGCGGGCGGCATTCCGTCGCCACGGTAGCCGGGCAACGTGGGTCAGCCCTGACCGGGGAGTCCAATGA
- the pgaD gene encoding poly-beta-1,6-N-acetyl-D-glucosamine biosynthesis protein PgaD, protein MKADSILIDRPEKQSLPRRIVYAALTVVAWLAWGFLWLPALHVLADKLGLPAAWERWIPGVVLGSAREITDIMWIAPLSLLVIVAWSFYESRQRRKTRQRRKKAQPVPLPAAAEVLNTSVHDALLVQESRRAVIQVDGDDHMVVPEADAPANNVTDIPERRRKTAT, encoded by the coding sequence ATGAAAGCCGATAGCATCCTGATCGATCGTCCCGAGAAGCAGTCGCTGCCGCGCCGCATCGTCTATGCCGCGCTCACCGTGGTGGCCTGGCTGGCGTGGGGATTCCTGTGGCTGCCAGCGTTGCACGTGCTGGCCGACAAGCTTGGCCTGCCCGCCGCGTGGGAGCGCTGGATCCCCGGCGTCGTGCTCGGCAGTGCGCGTGAGATCACCGACATCATGTGGATCGCGCCGTTGAGCCTGCTGGTGATCGTCGCCTGGTCGTTCTATGAGAGCCGCCAGCGCAGGAAAACACGCCAGCGGCGCAAGAAGGCGCAGCCAGTGCCGCTGCCTGCGGCCGCGGAAGTGTTGAATACCTCCGTGCACGACGCCCTGCTGGTGCAGGAAAGCCGCCGCGCGGTCATCCAGGTGGACGGCGACGACCACATGGTGGTCCCGGAAGCCGACGCACCGGCCAACAACGTGACGGACATCCCCGAGCGTCGGCGCAAAACCGCCACGTAA
- the pgaA gene encoding poly-beta-1,6 N-acetyl-D-glucosamine export porin PgaA, protein MCLALALALHGHVALAATTNPERDALLSQVRTERDQGHRVDALRHVQAILDRWPDDHDALELNVALLSDLGATTRARELASSLRPPKSPADGARLAADHVSHEIRWANGEPADPRTPYAEADKAVADARRLADDTSLPADLRRRETFDLLVALDQAGRPDEAIQRYEQLEKEHVDLPAYVERAVADAMLVKRRPLESAKLYEDSIRKEPGPYAGTDSEPRIGLMYAYSESGQTDKAFATIDELAAKEQPWVRVRGIRLPIQNARKVDADLNAAVLRNTVGLTESAYDRLNAMSREAPANAQIRRELGNTELQRGWPRTALDDFHIASTLNRRDANALIGEADAYRALYQYDQVDETLAEAQTLGDRNGQVDRAVRSWDRQRGWQFDLSTEQGKGSSPDYGDRDGTTQATLASPLIDDHWRVLALGRYSTADLPEGGVRRTRAGVGIRGYAEGITAYVQALPAMDRYVGKTALEAGFDWSLTDRWAVAADFSTAGEDTPLRAQYYGISAKTLDTAVTWRANELTEARLGVSRDNFSDGNKRTSWLASLTQRLHTAPNLTVDGGVEVGGSMNTQTDRPYFNPRRDNSYALTGRLQNVLGQFYDRSVSQRLDVAVGQYAEQGYATDWMASVRYGQILQARDGLRFGWGIGWHNQPYDGRREHRVVLDLTLHWGE, encoded by the coding sequence TTGTGCCTGGCTTTGGCGCTTGCCCTCCACGGCCACGTGGCGCTGGCGGCGACGACGAATCCAGAGCGTGACGCGTTGTTGTCGCAAGTGCGCACCGAGCGCGACCAGGGCCACCGTGTTGACGCCCTGCGTCATGTGCAGGCGATCCTCGATCGCTGGCCCGACGACCACGATGCCCTGGAACTGAATGTCGCCCTGCTGAGCGATCTCGGTGCAACCACTCGCGCCCGCGAGCTGGCCAGCTCGCTGCGGCCGCCGAAGTCGCCGGCTGACGGTGCACGCCTGGCTGCCGACCACGTTTCCCACGAAATCCGCTGGGCCAACGGCGAGCCGGCCGATCCGCGCACGCCTTATGCCGAGGCCGACAAGGCAGTCGCCGACGCCCGCCGGCTGGCCGACGACACCTCTTTGCCCGCCGACCTGCGCCGACGCGAGACGTTCGACCTGCTGGTGGCGCTGGACCAGGCCGGCCGGCCCGACGAAGCCATCCAGCGTTACGAGCAACTGGAGAAAGAGCACGTCGACCTGCCTGCTTATGTGGAGCGTGCCGTCGCCGACGCCATGCTGGTCAAACGCCGGCCGCTGGAGTCGGCGAAGCTTTATGAAGACAGCATCCGCAAGGAGCCCGGCCCGTACGCAGGCACCGACAGTGAGCCGCGCATCGGCTTGATGTATGCCTATTCCGAATCCGGCCAGACCGACAAGGCGTTCGCCACCATCGACGAACTGGCCGCGAAGGAACAGCCGTGGGTACGCGTGCGCGGGATTCGCCTGCCGATCCAGAACGCGCGCAAGGTCGATGCGGACCTGAATGCCGCGGTGTTGCGCAACACGGTGGGCCTGACCGAATCGGCCTACGACCGTCTCAACGCGATGAGCCGCGAGGCACCCGCCAACGCGCAGATCCGCCGCGAACTGGGCAACACCGAACTACAGCGCGGCTGGCCGCGCACGGCACTGGACGATTTCCATATCGCCTCGACGCTCAACCGTCGCGACGCGAATGCGTTGATCGGCGAAGCGGATGCGTATCGTGCGCTATACCAGTACGACCAGGTCGACGAAACGCTTGCCGAGGCGCAGACGCTGGGCGATCGCAATGGCCAGGTCGATCGCGCGGTGCGCTCGTGGGACCGCCAGCGTGGCTGGCAGTTCGACCTGAGCACGGAACAGGGCAAGGGCTCGAGCCCCGACTATGGCGACCGTGACGGCACCACCCAGGCCACCCTGGCCAGCCCGTTGATCGACGATCACTGGCGCGTGCTCGCGCTCGGTCGTTATTCAACGGCCGACCTGCCCGAAGGCGGCGTCCGCCGTACCCGTGCGGGCGTGGGTATCCGTGGCTATGCCGAAGGCATCACCGCCTACGTGCAGGCCTTGCCGGCGATGGACCGCTACGTCGGCAAGACCGCGCTCGAGGCCGGCTTCGACTGGTCGCTGACCGATCGCTGGGCCGTGGCCGCCGATTTCAGCACCGCCGGCGAAGACACGCCGCTGCGCGCGCAGTACTACGGCATCTCGGCGAAGACCCTGGATACCGCGGTGACCTGGCGCGCCAACGAACTCACCGAGGCACGCCTGGGCGTGTCGCGCGACAACTTCAGCGACGGCAACAAGCGCACCAGCTGGCTCGCCTCGCTCACCCAACGCCTGCACACCGCGCCGAACCTGACGGTGGACGGTGGCGTGGAAGTGGGCGGATCGATGAACACGCAGACCGATCGCCCTTACTTCAATCCGCGCCGCGACAACAGCTACGCGCTCACCGGCCGCTTGCAGAACGTGCTCGGCCAGTTCTACGACCGCAGCGTGAGCCAGCGGCTCGACGTCGCCGTCGGCCAGTACGCCGAGCAGGGCTATGCCACCGACTGGATGGCCAGCGTGCGCTACGGCCAGATCCTGCAGGCGCGCGATGGCCTGCGTTTCGGCTGGGGCATCGGCTGGCACAACCAACCTTACGATGGTCGCCGCGAGCATCGCGTCGTCCTCGACCTGACGCTGCACTGGGGAGAATGA
- the pgaB gene encoding poly-beta-1,6-N-acetyl-D-glucosamine N-deacetylase PgaB: MRPLLFLLALAGLALPAFAQPVAPVAPVHPNLVVLAYHDVRDDVGLDADRDPDATSTDHLVSHFDWLKANGYHVVTFDQVREAARGGRPLPKDAVLLTFDDSLESFYTRVYPLLRAYNYPALSAVVGSWMDLPDGKRMPYNGSDCDRSCFLTWDQVAEMQKSGLVEFASHSYALHQGNNGNPQGNQMPAAAYIGYDDATKHYESEAEYAERVRADLAKSADEIAAHTGVRPRAIAWPYGAFTRVGQDVAGRLGMDISFSLGDAIPSLGAGGTIPRLLVSGNITANRLGWLIRHQARVEATRAVQVDLDYVYDPDPAQQDRNLSKLLDRIKRMHPTQVWLQAYADPDGDGVADAVYFPSRHLPMRADLFSRVSWQLRTRAGVQVYAWMPVLAFRFPNEKNLPSLAGEPAPGGDHYRLAPYDPRVRQLIGDTFEDLAMHTDEAGVLFSDDAYLRDTDNLGPWAKNTPAQNTQALIDFTRELTARMKKWRPQLLTARNLLARPVLQPNAEAWTAQSLGAFVNAYDMTAIMAMPQLDQQSDRLGWYRNLVSKVLEQPGAADRTLFEFATYDWRKKKRIDVGDLTERMRATQAAGARHIGYYPDDFLHNHPDLETIRPFISASDYPYPVPAR, from the coding sequence ATGCGTCCGCTGTTGTTCCTGCTAGCCCTCGCCGGGCTCGCCCTGCCCGCCTTCGCGCAACCGGTCGCGCCAGTCGCGCCGGTGCATCCGAACCTGGTGGTGCTCGCCTACCACGACGTCCGCGACGACGTCGGCCTCGATGCCGACCGCGATCCGGACGCGACCAGCACCGACCACCTGGTGTCCCACTTCGACTGGTTGAAGGCCAACGGCTATCACGTCGTCACCTTCGACCAGGTGCGCGAAGCCGCGCGCGGTGGCCGGCCGTTGCCAAAGGACGCCGTGCTGCTCACCTTCGACGACAGCCTGGAAAGCTTCTACACGCGTGTTTATCCCCTGCTGCGTGCCTATAACTATCCGGCGCTGTCCGCCGTGGTCGGCTCATGGATGGACCTGCCCGATGGCAAGCGCATGCCATACAACGGCAGCGACTGCGACCGCTCGTGCTTCCTGACCTGGGACCAGGTCGCCGAGATGCAGAAGTCCGGTCTGGTGGAGTTTGCCTCGCACTCGTATGCGCTGCACCAGGGCAACAACGGCAACCCGCAGGGCAACCAGATGCCTGCCGCCGCCTACATCGGCTACGACGACGCGACGAAGCACTACGAAAGCGAAGCCGAATACGCCGAGCGCGTGCGCGCCGACCTGGCCAAAAGCGCCGACGAAATCGCCGCGCACACCGGCGTGCGCCCGCGTGCGATCGCGTGGCCGTACGGCGCCTTCACCCGCGTGGGCCAGGACGTCGCCGGCCGCCTGGGCATGGACATTTCCTTCAGCCTGGGCGACGCGATTCCCTCGCTCGGCGCAGGCGGCACGATCCCGCGCCTGCTGGTCAGCGGCAATATCACGGCCAACCGGCTGGGCTGGCTGATCCGCCACCAGGCCCGCGTCGAGGCCACGCGCGCCGTGCAGGTCGACCTCGATTACGTGTACGACCCCGATCCCGCCCAGCAGGATCGCAACCTGTCCAAATTGCTGGACCGGATCAAGCGCATGCATCCCACCCAGGTGTGGCTGCAGGCGTATGCCGACCCGGATGGCGATGGCGTGGCCGACGCGGTCTACTTCCCCAGCCGCCACCTGCCGATGCGTGCGGACCTGTTCTCGCGGGTCTCCTGGCAGCTGCGTACCCGCGCAGGCGTGCAGGTGTACGCGTGGATGCCGGTGCTGGCCTTCCGCTTCCCCAACGAGAAGAACCTGCCCTCGCTCGCCGGCGAACCCGCGCCCGGGGGCGACCACTACCGCCTGGCGCCTTATGACCCGCGTGTCCGCCAGCTCATCGGCGACACCTTCGAAGACCTTGCCATGCACACCGACGAAGCCGGCGTGCTGTTCTCCGACGACGCCTACCTTCGGGATACCGACAACCTTGGTCCCTGGGCAAAGAACACGCCCGCGCAGAATACCCAGGCCCTGATCGACTTCACGCGGGAACTGACGGCGCGGATGAAGAAGTGGCGCCCGCAGCTGCTCACTGCGCGTAACCTTCTGGCACGCCCGGTGCTGCAACCGAATGCCGAAGCATGGACGGCACAGTCGCTGGGCGCGTTCGTGAATGCCTACGACATGACCGCGATCATGGCCATGCCGCAGCTCGACCAACAGTCCGACCGGCTTGGCTGGTACCGCAACCTGGTGTCGAAAGTGCTGGAGCAGCCCGGTGCCGCGGATCGCACGCTGTTCGAGTTCGCGACCTATGACTGGCGGAAGAAGAAGCGGATCGACGTGGGTGACCTGACCGAGCGCATGCGTGCGACCCAGGCGGCGGGTGCCCGCCACATCGGCTACTACCCGGACGATTTCCTGCACAACCACCCGGACCTCGAAACCATTCGTCCGTTTATTTCAGCATCCGACTACCCGTATCCGGTGCCGGCGCGATGA
- the pgaC gene encoding poly-beta-1,6 N-acetyl-D-glucosamine synthase produces the protein MNGGVLHFLLEFAFFYPLAMSLVWMSGGVIYYLRWERNEPLRVKPPELAEYPMVSLVVPCHNEGEQVRETIAHLASQQWPNFEIIAINDGSTDDTGAQLDQLLDQYPTLRVIHMASNQGKAMGLRAAALASKADFLVCVDGDALLDDYATHWMVSHMLESPRVAAVTGNPRIRNRSTLLGKLQVGEFSSIIGLIKRAQRVYGRIFTVSGVIACFRKSALHDINYWNTDMVTEDIDVSWRLQMRHWEIRYEPNALCWILMPETVRGLWKQRLRWAQGGSEVLLRYTGKLLHWKQRRMWPVAFEYFTSLLWSYTMGTIIVLWALGKLMPLPPSLYIDTLLPQWHGVVLGIICLLQFGISLLVDRRYETRIGRNYYWMIWYPLVYWLLNTATSIVALPKALLKRKGTRAVWVSPDRGLR, from the coding sequence ATGAACGGCGGCGTGCTGCATTTCCTGCTCGAGTTCGCCTTCTTCTACCCGCTGGCGATGTCGCTGGTGTGGATGAGTGGCGGCGTCATCTATTACCTGCGCTGGGAGCGCAACGAGCCGCTGCGGGTGAAGCCGCCCGAGCTGGCCGAGTACCCGATGGTGTCGCTGGTGGTGCCCTGCCACAACGAGGGTGAGCAGGTGCGCGAGACCATCGCCCACCTGGCGTCGCAGCAGTGGCCGAACTTCGAGATCATCGCGATCAACGATGGTTCCACCGACGATACCGGTGCGCAGCTCGACCAGCTGCTCGACCAGTATCCGACGCTGCGCGTGATCCACATGGCCTCCAACCAGGGCAAGGCCATGGGCCTGCGTGCCGCGGCGCTGGCGTCGAAGGCCGACTTCCTGGTCTGCGTGGACGGCGACGCCTTGCTCGACGACTACGCCACGCACTGGATGGTCTCGCACATGCTGGAAAGCCCGCGCGTGGCCGCCGTCACCGGTAACCCGCGCATCCGCAATCGTTCCACCCTGCTCGGCAAGCTGCAGGTGGGCGAGTTCTCGTCGATCATCGGCCTGATCAAGCGCGCGCAGCGCGTGTACGGCCGCATCTTCACGGTGTCCGGCGTGATTGCCTGCTTCCGCAAGAGCGCCCTGCATGACATCAATTACTGGAACACCGACATGGTGACCGAGGACATTGACGTAAGCTGGCGCCTGCAGATGCGCCACTGGGAGATCCGCTACGAGCCCAACGCCCTGTGCTGGATCCTCATGCCGGAAACGGTGCGCGGCCTGTGGAAGCAGCGCCTGCGCTGGGCCCAGGGCGGCTCGGAGGTGCTCTTGCGCTACACCGGCAAGTTGCTGCACTGGAAGCAGCGCCGGATGTGGCCGGTGGCCTTCGAATACTTCACCAGCCTGCTGTGGTCGTACACCATGGGCACGATCATCGTGTTGTGGGCGCTCGGCAAGCTAATGCCGCTGCCGCCTTCGCTGTATATCGATACGCTGCTGCCGCAGTGGCATGGCGTGGTGCTGGGCATCATCTGCCTGCTGCAGTTCGGGATCAGCCTGTTGGTCGACCGCCGCTATGAAACGCGCATTGGCCGCAATTATTACTGGATGATCTGGTACCCGCTGGTGTACTGGCTGCTCAACACGGCGACCTCGATCGTCGCGTTGCCCAAGGCGCTGCTGAAGCGCAAGGGCACGCGCGCGGTATGGGTCAGCCCGGACCGGGGACTGCGATGA
- the pgaD gene encoding poly-beta-1,6-N-acetyl-D-glucosamine biosynthesis protein PgaD, giving the protein MKAEAIVIQRPERQSGAQKAAFGLVTVVLWVGWAILWLPLVTLGAWAYGIRDALSQLHLLDPITDGGDIHIVILVALATAISFSAWSGYNYARFVGRQKRRGNSPVGVAETAATIGATTDDAVRMQDTRRAVVSVSDEGFMTLTDAR; this is encoded by the coding sequence ATGAAAGCCGAAGCCATCGTCATCCAGCGTCCGGAACGCCAGAGCGGCGCGCAGAAGGCCGCGTTCGGCCTGGTCACTGTCGTGCTCTGGGTCGGCTGGGCCATCCTCTGGCTGCCACTGGTCACGCTTGGTGCGTGGGCCTATGGCATCCGCGATGCACTGTCGCAGTTGCACCTGCTCGACCCGATCACCGACGGCGGCGACATCCACATCGTCATCCTGGTCGCACTCGCCACCGCGATCAGCTTCAGTGCGTGGTCCGGCTACAACTACGCCCGGTTCGTCGGCCGGCAGAAGCGTCGCGGCAATTCGCCGGTGGGCGTGGCCGAGACGGCCGCGACCATCGGTGCGACCACCGACGACGCCGTGCGCATGCAGGACACACGGCGTGCCGTGGTCAGCGTGTCCGACGAGGGTTTCATGACCCTCACCGACGCACGCTGA
- the egtB gene encoding ergothioneine biosynthesis protein EgtB codes for MQAILDTCNTGAAAVIDAATPAPTLAERYDAVRARSGALVAHLDAEDMLAQSMPDASPAKWHLAHTTWFFETFLLGPNLPGYEVFDPVFAYLFNSYYDAIGPRHPRPMRGLLTRPGIERVRAYREHVDAHMRRFIASGLDGEREALLRLGLAHEEQHQELLVMDVQHLFAQSPLKPAIDPGWQSMGAGPAARYRHVAGGPVRIGAADEPFAFDNEGPRHTAWLEPFQLADRLVTNGQWLAFIAQGGYRRPELWLSDGWAQAQAEGWDAPLYWQREGDAWFHMTPGGWRPVDPDAAVCHVSFYEADAYARWADARLPTEAEWEHAVRTRHDLEQVADTAWQWTASAYTAYPGFRAADDAVGEYNGKFMSGQMVLRGGASITPPGHSRPSYRNFYRPAQRWMFAGLRLARDLPAADDDERAGFLRDTLAGLAATPKAFSPKYFYDGAGSALFEAICATPEYYPTRTETALLREIAPALAAAIPEDAVLLELGSGASEKTRLLLDASPTLAAYVPVDISPDALQGAAERLRAAYPALPILPVVADFTRGIEVPDKLAGKPLVAFFPGSTIGNFEAGEAIELMRSVRRRLGRGARFIVGADQVKAVETLLAAYDDAEGVTAAFNRNVLVRANRELGADFDVGTFEHRAVWNAAKARIEMHLESRVAQVVHLNGQRFSFAAGETIHTENSHKFTPASFAALAAASGWTIEREWISAEPAFGVFLLKAV; via the coding sequence TTGCAAGCCATCCTCGACACCTGTAACACGGGCGCCGCGGCCGTCATCGACGCCGCGACGCCCGCCCCGACGCTCGCCGAGCGCTACGACGCCGTGCGCGCCCGCAGTGGCGCGCTGGTCGCCCACCTCGACGCGGAGGACATGCTGGCCCAGTCGATGCCCGATGCCAGCCCCGCCAAGTGGCACCTCGCGCACACCACGTGGTTCTTCGAAACCTTCCTTTTGGGTCCGAACCTGCCCGGTTACGAGGTGTTCGACCCCGTGTTCGCTTACCTCTTCAATTCCTACTACGACGCGATCGGCCCGCGCCATCCGCGGCCGATGCGCGGCCTGCTGACCCGGCCCGGGATCGAACGCGTGCGCGCCTACCGCGAGCACGTCGACGCGCACATGCGCCGTTTCATCGCCAGCGGGCTCGACGGCGAACGCGAGGCGCTGCTGCGGCTGGGCCTCGCCCACGAGGAGCAACACCAGGAGCTGCTGGTGATGGACGTGCAGCACCTGTTTGCCCAGTCGCCGCTCAAGCCCGCGATCGACCCGGGCTGGCAATCCATGGGCGCAGGCCCCGCCGCCCGCTACCGGCATGTCGCCGGTGGTCCCGTGCGGATCGGCGCCGCCGACGAGCCGTTCGCGTTCGACAACGAAGGTCCGCGGCACACGGCGTGGCTGGAACCCTTCCAGCTTGCCGACCGGCTGGTGACCAACGGTCAGTGGCTGGCCTTCATCGCGCAAGGCGGCTACCGCCGGCCGGAACTGTGGTTGTCCGACGGCTGGGCGCAGGCGCAGGCCGAGGGCTGGGACGCGCCGCTGTACTGGCAGCGCGAAGGCGATGCCTGGTTCCACATGACGCCGGGCGGCTGGCGGCCGGTGGATCCCGATGCCGCCGTCTGCCACGTGAGCTTCTACGAGGCCGACGCGTATGCGCGCTGGGCCGACGCGCGCCTGCCGACCGAAGCGGAGTGGGAGCACGCCGTGCGCACGCGACATGACCTGGAACAGGTGGCCGACACCGCGTGGCAGTGGACCGCCAGCGCCTACACGGCATACCCGGGTTTTCGCGCGGCGGACGACGCCGTCGGCGAATACAACGGCAAGTTCATGAGTGGGCAGATGGTGCTGCGTGGCGGTGCATCGATCACGCCGCCCGGGCATTCGCGGCCTTCCTATCGCAACTTCTACCGTCCCGCGCAGCGCTGGATGTTTGCTGGCCTGCGCCTGGCGCGCGACCTTCCGGCCGCAGACGATGACGAGCGTGCGGGCTTCCTGCGCGACACGCTGGCAGGACTGGCGGCGACGCCGAAGGCGTTCTCGCCGAAATACTTCTACGACGGCGCGGGCTCCGCGTTGTTCGAAGCGATCTGCGCCACGCCCGAGTATTACCCCACGCGGACGGAGACGGCCCTGCTGCGCGAGATCGCGCCGGCACTGGCGGCGGCGATTCCCGAGGATGCGGTGTTGCTCGAACTGGGCAGCGGCGCAAGCGAGAAGACACGGCTCCTGCTGGATGCGTCGCCGACGCTGGCGGCCTACGTGCCCGTCGACATCAGCCCGGACGCGCTACAGGGTGCCGCGGAGCGCCTGCGCGCCGCGTATCCGGCGCTGCCGATCCTGCCGGTGGTCGCGGATTTCACCCGGGGCATCGAGGTGCCGGACAAGCTCGCCGGCAAGCCGCTGGTGGCGTTCTTTCCGGGCTCCACCATCGGCAATTTCGAAGCGGGCGAAGCGATCGAGCTCATGCGCTCGGTGCGTCGCCGGTTGGGACGCGGCGCACGCTTCATCGTCGGCGCCGACCAGGTCAAGGCCGTCGAGACCCTGCTCGCTGCGTACGATGATGCGGAAGGCGTCACCGCCGCGTTCAATCGCAACGTGCTGGTGCGGGCAAACCGTGAGCTAGGGGCGGACTTCGATGTCGGCACGTTCGAGCATCGCGCCGTCTGGAACGCGGCGAAGGCACGCATCGAGATGCACCTGGAGAGCCGGGTCGCCCAGGTGGTCCATCTGAACGGGCAGCGTTTCAGCTTCGCCGCCGGCGAGACGATCCACACCGAGAACTCGCACAAGTTCACCCCGGCCTCGTTCGCCGCGCTTGCGGCGGCTTCCGGCTGGACGATCGAGCGGGAATGGATCTCCGCCGAGCCTGCATTCGGCGTGTTCCTGCTGAAGGCCGTGTAG
- a CDS encoding DUF427 domain-containing protein: MSSRPIRIPGPDHPITVTPSGGRVVVRDGDVVIADTRNALTLKESTYPAVFYIPREDADMASLSRTEHATWCPYKGEASYFSLPGNSERAINAIWTYETPADAVAAIREHLAFYPDRVTIEHTPD, translated from the coding sequence ATGTCCTCCCGCCCGATCAGGATCCCCGGCCCCGACCATCCGATCACCGTCACGCCTTCGGGTGGACGCGTGGTGGTGCGGGATGGCGATGTCGTCATCGCCGATACCCGCAACGCGCTGACGCTGAAGGAATCGACCTATCCCGCCGTGTTCTACATCCCGCGCGAGGATGCCGACATGGCCAGCCTCAGCCGTACGGAACACGCCACCTGGTGCCCCTACAAGGGCGAGGCATCGTATTTCAGCCTGCCCGGCAACAGCGAACGCGCCATCAATGCCATCTGGACCTACGAGACGCCCGCGGATGCCGTGGCGGCGATCCGCGAGCACCTGGCCTTCTACCCCGACCGCGTGACGATCGAGCACACGCCCGACTGA